From the genome of Aeromonas hydrophila subsp. hydrophila ATCC 7966:
GGCTTCGAGGAGGGCGCGGTCAAGAACGGCGTCGACGGCGAGCTGGCGATGAAGATCTTCGATCTGGTGGAGAAGTTTGCAGGCTACGGCTTCAACAAATCCCACTCTGCCGCCTATGCGCTGGTCTCCTACCAGACCCTCTGGCTCAAGACCCACTTCCCGGCGGAGTTCATGGCGGCGGTGATGACTGCCGACATGGACAACACCGACAAGATAGTGACCCTGGTGGACGAGTGCCAGCGGATGGGGTTGACCGTGATCCCGCCGGACGTGAACACCGGTCGCTACCGCTTCAGCGTCAACGAAGACGGCCATATCGTCTACGGCATCGGCGCGGTGAAGGGGGTGGGGGAAGGCCCCATCGATGCGATTCTGGAAGCGCGGGATCGGGACGGGCCGTTTCGCGATCTGTTCGACTTCTGCAACCGGGTCGATATCAAGAAGCTCAACAAGCGGGTGATGGAGAAGCTCATTCTCTCCGGCGCCATGGACCGGCTCGGCCCCCACCGCGCCGCCCTGATGGCGACCCTGGAGGAGGCGATGCGCGCCGCCGAGCAGCACGCCAAGGCGCAGGCGGTGGGTCAGGTCGACATGTTCGGCGTGCTCACCGAAGAGATAGACGACGTCAAGAAGGCGTTCGCCAACGTGCCACACTGGCCTGACAAAGTGTGGCTGGAAGGGGAGCGCGAGACCCTCGGTCTCTACCTCACCGGTCACCCCATCAACCAGTACAGCGGCGAGCTGCGTCGTTATACCTCGGGCCGGCTGTGCGATCTGCACCCCACCTCCCGCGATACCGTGACCACGGCCGCCGGCTTGGTGATTGCGGCGCGCAGCATGGTGACCAAGCGTGGCAACAAGATGGGGATCTTCACCCTGGACGACCGTTCCGGTCGCCTCGATGTGACCCTGTTCAGTGAAGCGCTGGAAAAGTATGAAGAATTGATGCAAAAAGACCGTATTTTGGTGGTTTCTGGACAGGTCAGCTTTGATGACTTCTCCGGTGGCCTTAAAATGTCGGCCCGTGAATTACTGGATATCAACGATGCGAGAGAGCGTTTTGCCAGAGCGATCCGCATCTCTCTCGATGAACAGCAGATTGATGATCGTTTTTTCCCGCGTTTGTGCGAGATTTTGGAACCCGCCCGTGCCGGAGTTTGTCCGGTTCAGGTAAACTATCGTCGCCCCGGCTCCCGGGTGCGATTGACGCTCGGTACCGAGTGGCGGGTGACGCCCACCGATCAACTGATAGATGACTTGCGCGTCCTGCTTGGACGAGAGCGGGTTGAATTGGTTTTTGATTAGAGGATCTATAGTCCCTATGAGTCTTTTTCTGGATTTTGAACAGCCGATCGCCGAGTTGCAGGCGCAGATTGACGAACTCCGTCATGTGAGTGAAGGCAATCACGCCGTGGATCTTAAAGAAGAGATCCGTCGGCTGGAGAAGAAAAACGAAGAGCTGACCAAGAAGATCTTCGGCGATCTGGGGGCCTGGCAGGTATCCCAGATGGCGCGTCATCCCCAGCGCCCCTATACCCTCGACTACATCGAGCACATCTTCACCGACTTCGACGAGCTGGCCGGCGATCGCGCCTATGCTGATGACAAGGCCATCGTCGGCGGTATCGCCCGTCTCGACGGCGAGCCGGTGATGGTCATCGGCCACCAGAAGGGGCGCGAGACCAAGGAGAAGATCAAGCGCAACTTCGGCATGCCGCGCCCGGAAGGGTATCGCAAGGCCCTGCGCCTGATGGAGATGGCCGAGCGCTTCAAGATGCCGATCATCACCTTCATCGACACCCCGGGCGCCTATCCTGGCGTCGGTGCCGAAGAGCGCGGCCAGTCCGAGGCGATTGCCCGCAACCTGAAAGTGATGGCCGGTCTGACCGTGCCGGTGGTCTGCACCGTGATCGGTGAAGGCGGCTCCGGCGGCGCCCTGGCCATCGGTGTCGGCGATCGCGTCAACATGCTGCAGTACTCCACCTACTCGGTCATCTCGCCGGAAGGGTGCGCCTCCATTCTGTGGAAGAGCGCCGACAAGGCGCCGGTCGCGGCCGATGCCATGGGCATCACCGCCCAGCGTCTGAAGGAGCTGAAACTCATCGACAACATCGTCGAGGAGCCGCTCGGTGGCGCCCACCGCAATGTGGAAAAGATGGCCAAGCGCCTGAAAGACCGCATTCAGCAGGATCTGAACGCCCTGCGTCCGCTCGAGACCGAGCAGCTGCTGGAGCAGCGTTACCAGCGCCTGCTGGGCTACGGCTACTGCTAAGCCCGCTTTGGTGTCGCACCAGGCTGGAAGGCCCCCGCTCTGCGGGGGCCTTCTTTTTTTGGGCGAGAGTTTGGCGAGAGCGGGGCAGTGAAAAATCCTGTTCATATGGATACCTGTTGGCACGATGTTTGCCGAAAACCCCCCTGTTGGATCAATTCAACGGCGATTTGTGGCCAAAAAAAGTGGGATCCCGCTCCCGTTTTGCTTAAAGTGATTGTTTCCGATCGACCCGATCGGCATGCCCGCAAGGACGCTCTGCGGACGTAAACAGGCCAGCCCGGCCTGACTCACAGGAATGTTCACCTTCCCGGCGGCCCAGTCTTGTGCAGTACCCTGCTGCGTCCAGCCGCCCCGGTGTTACGTCACTCTCATCGTGCATCGTCTCCATCTGCAGCGAGTGAATCATGAGCGAATCGGTTTTTGAGATCCATGACTGGACCCTGAGCGTCGACGACAACATGCTGTGTCGTCCGGACCGCGAGGTCTACCTCGAGCCCCGGCTGGTCAATCTGTTGCGCTTCCTGGCCAGCAACGCCGGCACGGTATTTGGGCGTGACTGCCTGATCAACGAGGTGTGGGATGGCGCCGAAGTGACCGATCAGGTGGTGACCCAGTCCATCTTCGAGCTGCGCAAGATCCTCAAAGACGGTCGCAACGATGCCGCCGACTACATAGTCACTGTGCCCAAGCGCGGCTACAAGCTGGTGGCGCCGGTGCGGCCGCTGCAAGTGGTGTCGGTGGTGATGGCGCCAGCCGGTGACGAGATCCTGAGCGATCTGAGCCCGCCGCTGGCGGAGGAGGACGCGGAGGCCGTGGTCACGGCGGCCCCGTTCCCGGCCGGCCCGCTGACCCGGGCCATCTCGAGCCACGCCCAGGATGGCCGCAGCCGCTGGAAGATGATCGGCTTCGATGTCTTCGTGGCGGTGATCCTGGTCTCCATCGTCAGCCTGCTCAGCTATCAGCACGCCAGCCCCCAGGTGCACTCCATGCTGGATCCCGACCTGCTGGTATTTCGCTTTCACTCCAGCATGGATGGCAGCAACGAGAACGTGCGCCTGGCCGACGGTATCACCCGCGCCCTGATGGGGGAGGTGGCCGCTGCCACGCCGCTGCGGGTGCAGTATGGGGCCAACACCCTGATGGGGGGTATCCTGCCCGGCAAGGAGCTGAGTGTGCGGGTCTCCCGCCAGCCGGGGGGCACCTATCTCGATCTGGAGTACCGCAATATCAACACCAACCGGGTGCTGTTCAGCCACCAGTACCAGCTCAGCCGTCACAATGTGCACGGGGTATTGCAGGCGAGCAGCCAGGATCTGCTGCGCGCCCTCGATCAGCCGGACGTGCTGCCCGGCATGGGCTGGCCGACGGATGACGGGGCGCTGATGGCCATGATGGAGGCGCACTACTACATCAACAGCCAGGATCCGGTAGCCCTCAGGCGCGGCGTCGAGTTGCTCGACAAGTCGCTGGCCAGTCAGCCGGATCAGCCGCTGCTGCTGGCAGAGCGTTATCTGGCCGGGGAGGCGCTGGCGACCCTGACGGGGACGCCCCAGAGTGAGCGCCTGCAGGGCATCGGTGCCCATCTGGCCAGCGTGGTACGGGATCAGGCCGCCCTGCCGGCCCGGGTCTGGGAGGCCCTCACCTTGCAGGCGATCCTGAACGGGCAGCAGCAGGAGGCTACCCGCCTGCTGGCCGAGGCCGCCAGCCGGGGCCGCTCCGTGCTCTATCACATTCTGCGCGGCAAGCTGGCCGAGCTGGATGGTCGCCCCGAGGCGGCGGGGGATGCCTACAGCCAGGCCTTCCTGATGGAGGCGACCGAGCAGACCTATCTGCTCTGCCAGCAACTCGGTTTTTACAGCAATATGGAAACCCTCACCCCGGCCCTGTTCAATGCCCTTGGCCAGAGCAAGGTGAAGCTGTTCTGACTCCCGTCGGGGCCATCCTGGCCCTGTCGCCAAAGCGGCGCTCACCGCCGGTTGCCTAGGGGCGCCGGCGGGTGCACCGCCTGACATCATCTCTCAGCCGTACCCATCCCAATCCCAGGCCTGCCCCGTGCAGGCATAAGCCATGATTGCCACCATCCTTGGCGCCAGCATCGAACCGCCGAACCTCTGAATCATCCAACCGCCGAACTGGCGCCGGTGTTTACCGTGCTGTGGGCACTCAAGGTGCCCGACCTCAGCCTTGATATTGTCTTGAGCCTGGAGCGCGGCGAGGTTGTGGTCGCCAGCCGGTGCCTGTTGCCGCGGCCGGGTACTGGCATGGCACTACCGACCGAAGGCGAGAGCGTGCCCACGGCAGAGGGAGGAGCAAAAACATCTAGCAAAAGGGGCTGTGCGAACCCGTCTGCCGGGCATGGCCGGACTCGGTGGGTCATGAGTGACGCTCTTTCTGCCGTTGAGCCCCTCAGAAAAATATCAAGGCGTGCCGACTGGCGCTCATCGGCCGCATCAAGGGGGGCGGTCGATATCAAGGTTTTATCAAGGTGCTTGATGGCACATCAGCCAATTGATTGTTTTTAAAGTGTTTTTATCGATTCAGACTGACCGGTCGAAAAAGTTCACTCATGTTTTTATCCCTTAGCTGGTCTTTATGTTTTCCGGGGCCGAGGAGCCTAGTCTGTGGCCATTGGTTGGCGGGAGGCTCCGCCAAGCGTGTGTTTGATGCCTTAATATCGACCCGGAGATTTTATGTCCCTAGATACGAGCAAGAAGATCGGCCTTGTCGCCTGTACAGGTGTGGTGGCCGGCAACATGATGGGGAGCGGTATTGCACTGCTGCCCTCGGCCCTGGCCACCATAGGTTCCATCTCTGTGTTCAGCTGGGCCATCTGCCTGGTCGGCGCCATGGGGCTGGCCTTCGTGTTTGCCCGCCTTGCCACCAAGAACCCGCAAGAGGGTGGCCCCATCGCCTACGCCGGCGAGATCTCTCCGGTGTTCGGTTTCCAGACCGGCGTGCTCTACTACCACGCCAACTGGATCGGTAACCTGGCTATCGCCATCACCGGCGTCTCCTACCTCTCCGTGTTCTTCCCCATTCTCAACAGCCCGATCCCGGCCGCCGCGGCCACCATCGCCGCCGTCTGGATCTTCACCTTCGTCAACCTGCTTGGCGGCAGCTGGGTGAGCCGGCTCTGTACTTTGGGGCTGGTGCTGATCCTGTTGCCGGTAGTGGGTACTGCCGTGATGGGCTGGGGCCATTTTGATGCCACCGTCTACAGCCAGAACTGGAACACCACCAGCGGCAGCGACCTGCATGCGGTCATCAGCGCCGTGCTGATCTGCCTCTGGTCCTTCGTGGGCGTCGAGTCCGCCGCCGTCTCTTCCGGCATGGTGAAGAACCCCAAGCGCACCGTACCGCTCGCCACCATGCTGGGTACCGGTATCGCGGGGATCATCTACATCCTCTCCACCCAGGTGATCAGCGGCATGTTCCCGGCCGGTGAAGTGGCTGCCTCCGGTGCGCCGTTTGCCATGGCCTCTTCCGCCATCTTCGGCAGCTGGTCTGCGCCGTTCGTCTCCGCCTTCACCGCGCTGGCCTGCTTCACCTCGCTGGGTTCCTGGATGATGCTGGTGGGCGAGGCGGGCAAGCGTGCCGCCCACGACGGCAACTTCCCGAAAATCTACGGCGAAGTGGACAAGAACGGCGTCGCCAAGAAGGGTCTGATCCTGGGCTCCCTCAAGATGACTGCGCTGATGGTCGGCCTGACCGCTTTCACCTCCCAGTCCGCCCACGCCGCCGATCTCTTCAACGTGCTGACCACAGATGCGGTGCTGCTGACCATGCTGCCCTACTTCTACTCCAGCATTAACCTGATCCGTTTTGAAGGCATGACCTCCCGCAGCATCGGCGCCATGATCTTCTCCGGTGTCGCCTGCGTGTTCTGCCTGGTGGCCCTGATGGGTGCCAAGGGTTCCAACCTCACCGCGACCTTCGTGGTGTCGCTCATCATCCTGATGTTCTACGCCAAGAAACAGGGTCTGCGTCAGCACGACGCCCTGCTCAAAGAGCAGACCAGCCACTAATTCCGTTTTCCTTTTCCGAGCGCTCTTCACTCACCATCCCTGATGGAGAGCGCCCCATCACGTGTGGAGCATTACGATGAACATCATTGCCATCCTCAACCACCTGGGCGTTTTCTTCAAAGAAGAACCCATTCGCCAGCTGCAAGCCTCCCTCGAGCGCAAGGGTTTCGAGGTTGTTTATCCGGTCGACGTGGCCGACCTGTTGAAGCTGATTGAGAAGAACCCCCGCGTTTGCGGCGCCATCTTCGACTGGGACAAATACTCCCTGGGCCTGTGCAAGGAGATCCACGATCGCAACGAGAAGCTGCCGATCTTCGCCTTCGCCAACGACCAGTCCACCCTGGACATTCACCTGACCGACCTGCGTCTGAACGTGCACTTCTTCGAGTACCGTCTCGGCATGGCCGACGACATCGCCCTCAAGATGGGTCAGGCCACCCAGGAGTACCAGGACGCCATTCTGCCGCCGTTCACCAAGGCGCTGTTCAAGTACGTGGAAGAGGGCAAGTACACCTTCTGTACTCCGGGTCACATGGGCGGTACCGCCTTCCAGATGAGCCCGGCCGGCAGCATCTTCTATGACTTCTATGGCCCGAACGCGTTCAAGGCCGATGTCTCCATCTCCATGCCGGAGCTGGGCTCCCTGCTGGATCACTCGGGTCCGCACAAGGAAGCCGAAGAGTACATCGCCCGTACCTTCAACGCCGATCGCTCCTACATCGTCACCAACGGCACCTCCACCGCCAACAAGATCGTCGGCATGTACTCGGCGCCGGCCGGCAGCACTGTGCTGGTGGACCGCAACTGCCACAAGTCGCTCACTCACCTGATGATGATGAACGACGTGACTCCGCTCTACTTCCGTCCGACCCGCAACGCCTACGGCATTCTGGGCGGCATCCCGCAGAGCGAATTCAGCCGCGAAACCATCGCCGCCAAGGTCGCCGCCACCCCGGGTGCCCAGGCGCCGCGCTACGCCGTGATCACCAACTCCACCTATGACGGCCTGCTCTACAACACCGGCTTCATCAAGGAGGCGCTGGACACCCCTTACATTCACTTCGACAGTGCCTGGGTGCCCTACACCAACTTCAG
Proteins encoded in this window:
- the cadB gene encoding cadaverine/lysine antiporter yields the protein MSLDTSKKIGLVACTGVVAGNMMGSGIALLPSALATIGSISVFSWAICLVGAMGLAFVFARLATKNPQEGGPIAYAGEISPVFGFQTGVLYYHANWIGNLAIAITGVSYLSVFFPILNSPIPAAAATIAAVWIFTFVNLLGGSWVSRLCTLGLVLILLPVVGTAVMGWGHFDATVYSQNWNTTSGSDLHAVISAVLICLWSFVGVESAAVSSGMVKNPKRTVPLATMLGTGIAGIIYILSTQVISGMFPAGEVAASGAPFAMASSAIFGSWSAPFVSAFTALACFTSLGSWMMLVGEAGKRAAHDGNFPKIYGEVDKNGVAKKGLILGSLKMTALMVGLTAFTSQSAHAADLFNVLTTDAVLLTMLPYFYSSINLIRFEGMTSRSIGAMIFSGVACVFCLVALMGAKGSNLTATFVVSLIILMFYAKKQGLRQHDALLKEQTSH
- the cadC gene encoding lysine decarboxylation/transport transcriptional activator CadC; translated protein: MSESVFEIHDWTLSVDDNMLCRPDREVYLEPRLVNLLRFLASNAGTVFGRDCLINEVWDGAEVTDQVVTQSIFELRKILKDGRNDAADYIVTVPKRGYKLVAPVRPLQVVSVVMAPAGDEILSDLSPPLAEEDAEAVVTAAPFPAGPLTRAISSHAQDGRSRWKMIGFDVFVAVILVSIVSLLSYQHASPQVHSMLDPDLLVFRFHSSMDGSNENVRLADGITRALMGEVAAATPLRVQYGANTLMGGILPGKELSVRVSRQPGGTYLDLEYRNINTNRVLFSHQYQLSRHNVHGVLQASSQDLLRALDQPDVLPGMGWPTDDGALMAMMEAHYYINSQDPVALRRGVELLDKSLASQPDQPLLLAERYLAGEALATLTGTPQSERLQGIGAHLASVVRDQAALPARVWEALTLQAILNGQQQEATRLLAEAASRGRSVLYHILRGKLAELDGRPEAAGDAYSQAFLMEATEQTYLLCQQLGFYSNMETLTPALFNALGQSKVKLF
- the accA gene encoding acetyl-CoA carboxylase carboxyl transferase subunit alpha encodes the protein MSLFLDFEQPIAELQAQIDELRHVSEGNHAVDLKEEIRRLEKKNEELTKKIFGDLGAWQVSQMARHPQRPYTLDYIEHIFTDFDELAGDRAYADDKAIVGGIARLDGEPVMVIGHQKGRETKEKIKRNFGMPRPEGYRKALRLMEMAERFKMPIITFIDTPGAYPGVGAEERGQSEAIARNLKVMAGLTVPVVCTVIGEGGSGGALAIGVGDRVNMLQYSTYSVISPEGCASILWKSADKAPVAADAMGITAQRLKELKLIDNIVEEPLGGAHRNVEKMAKRLKDRIQQDLNALRPLETEQLLEQRYQRLLGYGYC